The following are from one region of the Canis lupus baileyi chromosome 25, mCanLup2.hap1, whole genome shotgun sequence genome:
- the KRT5 gene encoding keratin, type II cytoskeletal 5, whose amino-acid sequence MSRQSSVSFRSGGSRSFSAASAITPSVSRTSFTSVSRSGGGGGGFGRVSLGGACGAGGYGSRSLYNLGGSKRISISTSGGGFRNRFGAGAGAGGGYGFGGGAGSGFGFGGGAGAGFGLGGGAGFGGGFGGPGFPVCPPGGIQEVTVNQSLLTPLNLQIDPTIQRVRTEEREQIKTLNNKFASFIDKVRFLEQQNKVLDTKWTLLQEQGTKTVRQNLEPLFEQYINNLRRQLDSILGERGRLDSELRNMQDLVEDFKNKYEDEINKRTTAENEFVMLKKDVDAAYMNKVELEAKVDALMDEINFMKMFFEAELSQMQTHVSDTSVVLSMDNNRSLDLDSIIAEVKAQYEDIANRSRTEAESWYQTKYEELQQTAGRHGDDLRNTKQEISEMNRMIQRLRAEIDNVKKQCANLQNAIADAEQRGELALKDAKNKLAELEEALQKAKQDMARLLREYQELMNTKLALDVEIATYRKLLEGEECRLSGEGVGPVNISVITNSMSSAYGGGSGFGGGSGFGGGLGGGLGGGLGGGLGGGGSGSYYSSSSGGVGLGGGLSVGGSGFSAGSGRSLGMGFGSGGGSSSSVKFVSTTSSSRKSFKS is encoded by the exons ATGTCTCGCCAGTCGAGTGTATCCTTCCGGAGCGGGGGCAGCCGTAGCTTCAGCGCTGCCTCTGCCATTACCCCGTCTGTCTCCCGCACCAGCTTCACCTCCGTGTCCCGTTCCGGGGGTGGCGGTGGCGGCTTTGGCAGGGTCAGCCTAGGGGGTGCTTGTGGAGCAGGTGGCTATGGCAGCCGCAGCCTCTACAACCTGGGAGGCTCCAAGAGGATCTCCATCAGCACTAGTGGTGGCGGCTTCAGGAACCGATTTGGCGCAGGTGCTGGTGCTGGAGGCGGCTATGGCTTCGGAGGTGGAGCCGGGAGTGGATTTGGCTTTGGCGGTGGAGCTGGTGCAGGCTTTGGGCTCGGTGGCGGCGCTGGCTTTGGAGGTGGCTTCGGTGGCCCTGGCTTCCCCGTGTGCCCTCCCGGAGGCATCCAAGAGGTCACGGTCAACCAGAGCCTCCTGACTCCCCTCAACCTGCAAATCGACCCCACCATCCAGCGGGTGAGGACGGAGGAGCGCGAGCAGATCAAGACCCTCAACAACAAGTTCGCCTCCTTCATCGACAAG GTACGCTTCCTGGAGCAACAGAACAAGGTCCTGGACACCAAGTGGACTCTGCTCCAGGAGCAGGGCACCAAGACCGTGAGGCAGAACCTGGAGCCCCTGTTTGAGCAGTACATCAACAACCTCAGGAGACAGCTGGACAGCATCCTGGGGGAGAGGGGCCGCCTGGACTCGGAGCTGAGGAACATGCAGGACCTGGTGGAGGACTTCAAGAACAA GTACGAAGATGAAATCAACAAGCGTACCACTGCTGAGAATGAGTTTGTGATGCTGAAGAAG GACGTGGACGCTGCCTACATGAACAAGGTGGAGCTAGAGGCCAAGGTTGATGCCCTGATGGATGAGATCAACTTCATGAAGATGTTCTTTGAGGCG GAGCTGTCCCAGATGCAGACGCATGTCTCGGACACATCCGTGGTCCTGTCCATGGACAACAACCGCTCCCTGGACCTGGACAGCATCATCGCTGAGGTCAAGGCCCAGTATGAGGACATCGCCAACCGTAGCCGGACGGAAGCTGAGTCCTGGTACCAGACCAAG TATGAGGAGCTGCAGCAGACAGCAGGCCGTCACGGGGATGATCTCCGCAACACCAAGCAAGAGATCTCTGAGATGAACCGGATGATCCAGAGGCTGAGAGCCGAGATTGACAATGTCAAGAAGCAG TGCGCCAACCTGCAGAATGCCATCGCTGATGCTGAGCAGCGCGGGGAGCTGGCCCTCAAGGATGCCAAGAACAAGCTGGCTGAGCTGGAGGAGGCCCTGCAGAAGGCCAAGCAGGACATGGCCCGGCTGCTGAGGGAGTACCAGGAGCTCATGAACACCAAGCTGGCCCTGGACGTGGAGATCGCCACCTACAGGAAGCTGCTGGAGGGCGAGGAGTGCAG acTGAGTGGAGAAGGAGTTGGACCAGTCAACATCT CTGTCATCACAAACAGCATGTCCTCTGCCTACGGCGGCGGCAGTGGTTTTGGTGGAGGCAGTGGCTTTGGTGGTGGCCTCGGTGGCGGTCTGGGCGGTGGTCTTGGCGGTGGTCTTGGAGGAGGTGGCAGCGGGAGCTACTACTCCAGCAGCAGTGGAGGCGTCGGCCTGGGTGGTGGGCTCAGTGTAGGGGGCTCTGGCTTCAGTGCAGGCAGTGGCCGAAGCCTGGGAATGGGCTTTGGCAGTGGCGGGGGCAGCAGCTCCAGTGTCAAGTTTGTCTCTACCACCTCCTCTTCCCGGAAGAGTTTCAAGAGTTAA